ATCGACAAAAATATCAGGGAACAACTGGAGTGTTAGACCCACATGTCAGAAAAAATAGCTACAATAAGGAAAACGACCTCATAGGCTACTGATCCTAGGCCCGTTAGAATTTGTAAGAGATGGATAATGCCACAGGGGAAACACCACAAAAATCAACATTGCAGGGAACCAAAACGAGGCTGGATTGAGCAGAAGAGTGTACTTACCATGCAATCGCGAGCGGTGCTGAACGGGGCAGGGAGCTTCGCCTCTGTAACTCTGTCGTGGCAGAGAGGGTCGCAAACGGTCGCAACATGCCCCTGGGTTGGGTTTctaggaggcggcggcgcatgTATGGAGCGTGACGAGCCAGGCTCTCACGTGGGCCGTGAGGCTCCTCATTTCCGCACCTAGATAGAAACTGTGCCGTCACCACTAGCATCTGTGAGTTGGGCCGTGCAGGAGCGCTCGTTTACCCGGGCCAGTACTGTCATGGCCTGAGCCCCATTTGTTGGTGTTCCGCCATCCTGGTCAGCCTTGTCCAGCGCGCGCTGTCGGGATCCTTGGCGCCGGGTCGAGACATGGAGCCGCCGGCTCTCTAGCGCGCACCCGCGAGGCCGCAAACGCGAGCGGGCGAGGAAGACTGCCAGCATCTCCCGTAGGACACggggacgccgccgccgccgcctgcgtTCTACAGCCCTGTGTTCGCGTAGGTACGCCGGACGCTCGACGAAATGCCCGCGCCGGTAGAAGCCACGAGGGCAACGTTTCTTgcatctctcttttttccatgCGTGGGGTCGATGACATCGCGCTCATTTCCTGCTTTGGACGTGTGCGCGTGCAGATCGAAGAGGTCGGGTGGGAGCATCTGGTGAGCGCCACCGGGGATGACGGCGTGTCTTGTCTCTCCTTCCGCGTCGTGTAAGGACTTCTCTCTTGGAATACCACTCAGGCTCTCTGCCTGTTGTTTTTGCATTTGTTGTATGCCTATATGATGAATAAGATTGGAGAGTAAACTATAGTTGTTCAGCGAGAAGAGCACACGAAGAACATGGCTAAAGTTTGTTAGTTTAATACGTTCTTCTGAAAATGTTAATTTGTAGaagatttttaattttaatttttttttttgtgcataGGATGACATCGTAAAATAGAAGACATATACCATGCGTGCAACGTTTCTTTTAGAGGGGAACTATGGCGGCCAGACTGAACATTTTATTTCATAGGGACTGCATTTGCAAGTGCAGCAACGTTTCTTTAAACATCTATTTAATTATATTCTATTATCTGAAATAATGGCTTATGGTGTCTCCGCCAGGGATGAGCAGGGACGGATTCATTTACTGGAGATTACACTGCCCATGGGTTATCCTGCAAGTCCCCCTTCGATTGCCACGGTTAGTTTCTATCCCTATATTTCCTGGAACTATTTAATGAAGATGTTTGAAGTCTGTTTTTATTATATTGTGCAGTGGCAGGAACTTTCAGAAACATACTATATTATTTAACTTGTCTCATTTAACAGGACGTACCTTATCTTCAAAATACAGTGGTCAAAAAGCTCAAGACTAgggtcctgtttgtttccactTAAAATTATAATAAGCAGTTTATAGATGATAGATTATAATAAGTTGAGAAAAATAAGTTGTGAGCTGTTTGGTAACTTGGATTATTGGAGTCTGGATTATTAGTAGAAGTCTGCAATGCCCTCAATAGAGAGCGGAGGATTCGGGTGTGGGGTGAGAGGAGTGGTATTGATGGGTAATTTTCTCTAAATTCAATGGGTAGTATAGTAAAAAGTCGaaataagctgaaataaactTCTCCTCCACAGCTTATAAGATTATTATAATCTGAACTTCAGCTTATAATAATCTGGACAAATaatctatttgtttgttttcacTTTACACAAATAAACTAGTTTATTATAATCTTAAATGAAAACAAACAGGATCTAAAAATATTCTCCACCAGTTCCAAGCGGTAAGTGATTTTTTGTTTCATCGCTTAAATTATACGGCTGCCTATTAAGGAATCATATTTCAATTTGTTATGTTGCGTTGTGCTGTCTTAGTGGGTTTACACCAGCACCTGAGAGCCAGCGCGGCTCCGCATGCGAGCTGTGGCCAGTGCGTACGGGTCGGGTTGCAGTGTCGTCACTCCGGCGTAGCCCCAAACCTGCGCGCCTCCTCGCGGGgaaggcggaggaggtgggAAGCAGGCTGGTGGCGGTCACGGAAGGAGGAGGCATGGGAGGGGCCTCAAGGGAGGAGAGGACAATGAAGCGAAGAGGGGCGGCGTCTCCGGGTACGCGGGAGGGCAGCGTCTTCGGGTACCCGGGAGGGTGGCGCCAGCAGGTGAGCAAGAGTGCAGCGCGCACCATGGAGGAAGCTGTTGATACTGTTGATACTGAAAAATGACacgtacatatttttttacacTCTGGATAGTCCTGCGTTTAAGTCCGTGTATCTAGTGAGAATATTTTGCTctatgaaaaaaatagtttggtGATGTATATGGTGAATCGTCGGATCATTCGATAAGTATAAGAGCGATTTCTTGCAAAGAATTTTGCTCTTTGTAAAAATTCTTCCGGTGAACGTTCCGATGTAAATCCTGGATTATCCGGTAAGTGCAAAGGTGAATTTTGCataaaattttgctctctaGAAAAAATTACCCATCGAGGTGTCTAATGAACGCCGGAGTGTGCATAGATATGATTTGTTACAGAGAGTTTATAGGTTTGGAAATTGGTCTGGCGGAAGCCTCCAACAAGTTCATAGACTACATCCGAATATCTAGTGTACATTAGGAAATTATTTAGGGTTCTAACCGAAttgaactcgccggatggtccgatttttatatttttgttctCGTCAAACCATCCAGTTTTCGATCCGAGTCTGAGTCGACTTGGAAATTTAGATCTATTCGGGTAGTTTTTGTGTTTTTGGCTGAACATGGCACATGTAGGCTAGGGTTAGAGTTGTATTCCATAAGGGACAAGTCCAAACCgcacttataaatagttgagggggTGAAGGCTgattgcaacacatcaatcaatcgcaaaaattgcatctacttttatttttctattcttTCCTGCACATTAGGGTTAGTTCCTCGCTGCTACTTTAAATCACTGTGATTtgggtggtagttctttgtcAATTTACTTGTAAATCATAAGGGTGGTGGCTCTCATGGTTGCCGATCAAAATTCTTTGCTCGTTTGCTCGTAAATAAGTCATGTGTCGTTGCAAAAAGCGATAGTTATCCGCGACGGATTTGTGTGTTGCTCGGGATTACCAAATTTCGCGCCAACTCAAATTGATGACTCCCGTTGTGGAGCGAGGGTTCTCTATCTACATCCACACCGGGGATTTTGGCACCAATCCCCTTTTCTTGCTGTCCGAACATGTCTACATAGGGTCCAAAATCGATATGAACAATATCATCGCACCAATACTTGAAGAGTTTCCCGAGAATGATCGTCAAGCCATTGAAGCTCAAAAGCGGGAGGTAGAGAAGATGATGCTTGTGTGCTACCAAAAGAAAGACAAGGGGTGATCAAGAAGAGCGATCCAACGCAGATCATCTACGCAAAATATGAGGTAAAGCCCAATGCAAGTGATTCTCCTCATGCTTTGTAGGGGATCATGCATAATTTTAGCTTTTTTGTTAGTGTATCTGTGTCTAATAAAGTTGATTAATTAGTATTCTCTAACAACGATTCAGTTTTCGATATGCACGCATGATTGACTGGGGCAGGGGTTTCTTTTTTGATCGATGAGATGAAAATGAGATGAGTTAGCACACTGATCTGCAATGAATGAACGAATTTGAATAATGAGGGCGGAGGGGGTGGGAGAGATATGAAGAACTTGCATGTTCCCCCTCCTCTTTTTTTGCCATTTTCTCTAGGTTCCTTGCTGTtactttcttcttctccattGCTGTTACTTTGCAGCTAGGTGAGAGGCTATTTTttatgttcttcttgtgctgcaAGTTGGTGGTTTTGGgcttcttttcatttttctatGGGCTCTTttttgcacacgaggtgctccaTTCTGTGTTGGGTGGGCTTCATGTTCTTCTATGCGGGCATAATATTGATATTAGTGGGTTTTATTTTTATCGGGTCTGTTTTTCAGTTTGCGGGCCGGCCTGTTATGCTTAATTAATATAGGCTCGGGAATCTGAAGATTTCAATAAAAAATCATGTGGATTTTACACAGAGATTCTGCTATGTCTATTATGTGGCACAatttattagaaaaaaattaacaaattttataaaaaatctatcaacagataaataataagaaaaaaaaagcctaCCAACCTAATCGGTCAGACTGATCTGAGTCTCGCACTCTGTTCTGGAACACGCCCTTCTAGAATTGGAACGGGGATTCCAGGGACGCTGGTGTTGTGGTTCTGCGTTTCTGACCTGTCACTGCTGCCTTCGCCGTACCTGTCGGATGCTGCTGGCCTGCTGCCTTCTCCATGATAGCTGCGATAACAGTAACATGATGACGATGCATCCGTGAAGCGCACTCGGAGTAAAGGAAAAGTTAGCTGGACGGCGGAGTGGCCACTAGAACACAAAACCCTCGAGATCGGCGTCGGCCACCGAACAAAGCACCGCAAGCCGCGGGCAAACGATCCCCACGAACTCAGCGGAAGCCGGCCCCCCCCCGAGCCGCGACGGCAGCCGCTGCGTAGGGGACGACGCGGCGTCGGTTGAATTCTAACGCCACATCGTCCCCTCGGCAACCAACCACCTTGCGCTCGCGGCCGCGGCgctgaatagaaaaaaaaagactggTCTTGGACGGCGACGGCCTCCCGATTTCAAGCACCTATAAAGATCCTAGTCCCAAGTCCCCAGCGCCTGCGGCCAAGCCAGAGGGCGGGAGAATGGCGAGTGGGGAGGGCGGGGAAGAGAAgaggcagaggcggcggcggctgctgggGGCGGCATGCCTCCCGCGGTCGGGGTGCTTCACGGTATCTGCCGCCGACGAGGGGCAGAGCAGGCCGAAGCCGACGCATCTGGTCGTGACGGTCAATGGGATCGTCGGCAGGTCTCCTATGCCTTTTTcgctttctttctttatttcgtTCTTTTACTTTCCTTAACGAACAGAAGCTGTGTTCCTCAAGCAATTCACACACACCGGGTTACCTATTTTACCTTCGAGTTGAAATTTATCCGTGTCATGATCCATGACAAGATTTATGCTTTTTCAAGTGAAAGGTGTCAGCAGAGTTGGTTTTAGATGTTTGTGTCTCGATTGAATTCCTGATGCTCTATTTCGTATGCTGATGACTGGTGTTCTCGTAAATGTAGTAAATCCCAGAAGGATGTCTTGGAACTGTCATGAATTCCGGGGTTAGCGTAGCATTCAGCAGTTAGTTTTGGAAGGGATGCAAATATTTTGCAGCTTCATCATTGGTGGTCCTTTACTCTCACATTTCAAAACTTACCCTGAATctgtactacttaaaaaacGCCTACGGTTTCTGTTCCGCTCACCTGGAAATCCTGCTCGCCCCGCGTTCCGCTTCGCTCCCCGCGTGGGTCCGTGTCGCACTCCGGCGCCCTCGCTCCCGTGCGCTCCCGCGTGGGCCCGCTTCCCGCGTGCTGCTGCTCGCTGGCAGCGCACGCTCCCGCGTTACTACCTGCGAAGAATGTGCATCGAACTAGTCTAGTAAAAAATTCAATTGTAGCAAATCCGAATATCAATATTTTTTCTCCATATTTGGATGCCCTGCAATATGAGGTAAAGCTTCTTGCAATGATTACTTACTTGCTACTCCAAATGATCGTGGGACTAACTGGTGGGCAGTAGGCTTAGATCCATGAGGACATGACGAATCACTGTTTAGTAATTTGAGCATTACTTCTATAGGCCTAATGTCGTCATACAAGGATTATGATCCATATGCGATGCTGTTTTTTGGGATTAGGATTAAGTTTCTTTTATTTGAATCAAAGTATTGTAAATTGTAGTCCATGAATTATAAGGTCTGTAGGCTGTAGCGTAATGTTGGTACATGTTCCTCAGGGCACCCAAACCGCCTGCCTGTGAGGTTTGTGGCATCCATGTGCTGCGATGTCTGCAACCAGAGGGATACACATGTAAATTGTCCTTAGGGTCTAACTTTCCAGGTTCCAGTATTATGCAATGGTGAAGGAATCTACTGATGTAATTGAAATCTCCACTTCACCTTATGATAGTTCCAAATGTGCAAGCTAACTTTAATGATTTTAACATATCATTTATAGAACACTTTGTGAGGCGACAACCATTTTCAGTTCTTACAAACATTTTCCCTTTCAACTTTGCAGTGCAGAAAATTGGCGTTTTGCAGTAAAACATTTCATCAAGAAACACCCTGAAGATGTGGTTGTTCACTGTAAGTTTAACAGCAACACAAAAAGTTTTCTACTCTTTAATCCCTATAAGTCATTTAACATCAAACTAGCACCCTTTCAGTTCATTCATACTGTGTCACTCGGTTAAATGGGAATTTTCATTGGATGGTGCAGGCAGTGGGTGCAACTCAGCTGCTCGAACACTTGATGGAGTTGATGTGATGGGAAGAAGATTGGCAGAGGAGGTAAGTACTGATGTACTAACattgaaaataatattatgGTATGAAGCTAATCAAGACCGAATTATCGGCATTTTCTAGCTTTTCTTCTACAACTAACAACTTTATTAATATCATCATTAGCACCTATTGTTTTCTTCCACATGTTACTTTGAATTAACTGTTACTTTTATGTATTAAGGTGATCTCAGTTGTTGAGTGTAGACCAGAGCTTCGCAAGATTTCCTTTGTTGCACATTCATTGGGTGGACTAATCGCAAGATATGCGATTGCATTATTATATGAGAGTGCTCCACAAACAGATTCTCATGAAGAGTGTGAGAAGCATGATGCTGACTATTCTAGCAACCAGCATACAGTTGAAGGCAAAATTGCTGGTTTGGAGCCTATTAACTTCATCACTTTTGCAACACCACACCTCGGTACAAGATCACACAAACAAGTTACGTTAAAAAGTTTCCACCGCCGTTACTCTTGGACCTTTATATTTAATTCCTTCCTAGGTCTCCTACTTATTGTGGTCCAGACGTGTAATAATCCCTGTTGCTTTCACAGGATATCTTATATATTGTTAGTCACCTTTTATAGTAGATTCTAAAGACCATCTATGAACTGAGTTTTGTATAGAAAGGTATAAGTTAGATGCATAATTTACTTTAATGAATCTGTTCCTGTAGGTGTTACAATATAAGATgtttcattttctttattttactCTTATGATTGCTAGCACATCACATATGCTTGCTCTGCTGTACTAAATGCTCGTACTTATTTCCTCATATTCATCCTAGCATCCATTGTTAGCTTTTCCACCCTGTCACCTAATATAAGtcgttttttttatttttcacagTCCCTAATGCAAGACTTAACCATGGTTTTGATAACAATATACTAGTAAAGATAATAACATTGTATGTTGTAACTTCAAGAAAAATCTAAGTACTTTATTTGCATGATGTAAGATTTCATTGACTCAATTATTGACTTGCACTAGCAGATACCACTATTTCGTGGTTCCAACAAATTGGAAAAGATGGCATATCGTTTGTCTTGGATTGCTGGGAGAAGTGGAAAACATCTTTTCCTGAAAGATATTGAAGATGAGAAGCCACCGCTTCTTCTACAGATGGTTACTGATGATAGCGATCTCCATTTCATGTACACCATGGGAATAATTACTTGTTTCACAAAAGGGGAAGTTATGATATTTCAACATATTTTCTACTTTGCTTCTGCATGCAGGTCAGCTCTACACTCTTTCAAACGTCGTGTTGTTTACTCAAATGTTTGCGGTGATTGTATCCTTGCATAAACTCTTCCAATTTTCAGATCATATAAGCCTTTTGGTTTATATATTGGCTAACTGTAAATTACTAGAAGTATGTCCTTGACTAAAAGTTAGTCATTGTTGGCTGGAGGACATCTTCAATACGCCATCAACATGAGCTTCCCAAGGTAATATATTCACTGTGAATCATATTGGGATTTTAACAGGGTTCCTATGTCTGAAAATTCCTGTGCATCAGCACCAAAGTTTTATAAACGATGGTAGATATCCACACGTTGTATATGTGGAAAAACCAAAGGCTCGGAATGTTGATTTTTCGGATGCAATGCTTTATCAGGCAAAAACTACAAGTGAAATGGAAGGTACGGTACAAAATTTTCTCTTACGTTTGCTGGAATGAAGAAATTGCATTTTCATCCATAGTTCATTTTGTGCTGAGCCACTGGTCCATGAACAAATAAGAGGTATCCTTCCTTAGAGTGGTTCTTTGATGCCACATCCGCATTTTTCTATTAGTCTGCCATAAATTTTCCCTTCAGAATAAGAACAGAAATGAAGTGATGGTATCACGAGAACTTCATCAATGTTTATTGCTAAATGGCTTTCTTGATAAGCTAGCTGAAACCATAATTCTTTTATTTTGATGACTAAATTTTAGGTATTGCTTTTgcattacaatttttttttaaaaaaaaatgtttgcacTGGGACTGAAATTCTGTTCATCTTTCGTGTTTGCTAAATTTATTGTTCTATGCCTCATGATTAttgagattttattttcttaactgAATTAACTTTCTAACTTCAGAAGTGAtgctcaaaggtttgaatagACTTCCATGGGAAAGGGTAGATGTTAGCTTCAAGAAAAGTAGACAAAGGATTTTCGCTCATAGCACCATTCAGGTATGTGATGAACCCCTTGGCCTTCTAtttattgttcttcttcttcctattACCTATCTGATACTCGTCTTTTCGCTCTTAGATATGCATCTTAATACTTTCCACAAGCAAAGCCTATCCTAGAGAGTGGAATGGAAACTCTCCTTTTGGAAGGCTAGCTTGTGAAATTTCATCAGAATCTGTCTATTGAACACTCTTAATTTAACCAaacttttcatttatttttcaaatatcAGCTTTAAGAATTCAAGAAATGAGTTGAAGTGTACAGTCAATTacttaattatatgtttaagCCATGTCCTATCTTtagccagtttttttttttttccttggatGCCAAAACTTGAAGTGTATAGTTAATTATCTGTTTAAGCTGCGATCCCAGAACCAAAACTGATTCTAGAAAATCAGTTCATGAGTTATTAATATCAAATCAGAAAGATAAATTAGTTACCGTCTGGACACTGACTCATTTCGTTTTGTGTTGCAGGTCAAGACCTATTTCTTGAATTCTGATGGAGCTGGCGTGATCTTTCACATGATCGACCATTTTGTTTATTAACATGGGGCTGCTAAGGTGGAGCCGAATTCTTCTTGTTTGGATTGATCCGGTTCAATAGGAACATGCGGAAAACATTCCTGCAGGATTAGAGATATACTGGAAGAAGTAGAACACATTGTAAAGAAAGGGTGTTTGGTCTCCACGCTTCCTGTAAATTTTGGGCCTCCTAGGTTCTGTTCTGtgttcccttctctctcttttttcttccagaTTTCAGCAGCTCATTGTACATGTGCAGATGTCCTGGACTGTGATCTGTTATccataaaaaggaaaaattgaCGGTGTCTTTGCTTCTTTAACATAGAACTCACAGGGAGAATTACGCCTGTTGAAGTCGTGCCGTGTATCCTGCTGTAGCGAGCTTCCAGCTTGACCTGAACCTCGTTAATTCACCGTTGCCCGCTGCGGTGATCCATTACACCGTTACTCGGCTTTTACATAAAACACTTTGAATGGTGATTCAAGTACCTCTCCAATCTGTGCCCCTGAGCGTGCGAGGATTATGccatttttgcttttttttataaaggaaATTTTATGGACTCTTATCATCATATTAAGGTGATATAAACAAATAAGAGAGAAAAGTATACTTCTGGTTTCTGTACAGTACCGATGCACACCACCCAAatagaaaaaggaagagattaaaagcaaagaaaaaaaaacaaaagagtcAGCACAAGATCTAAAAAGGAGTATCAATCTGAAGTCTAGATTGTCATTCAAACCAAGTAAAAATCTCCTTGACCGCTCGCTCTAAAAGAGTGCATGCCGATGTCATCATATGTTAGTGCTCTGCCGGCAGGACTGCCCACGTTCAGAGTAACGAGGTACATGTAAAAATAAGTTGTAAAGGAGAATTAATTTTCTTATTATTAAAAATCACAACATTTTTGCATGGTCATAATGATCAATAAAAAGTATATAGATATAGCAAAACGGTAGCCAAATATGTAGAACACTTCTTGGTGGGTATAAATCAGAAGCCACTTGGATTATGAACCATACAAATATAACAAAACTGTAGCCAAATAAGAGATGTTTAATCGTCTCATGTTTTTGACAAAAGCAATATTTCTAGCTATCTTGCCATTATCTTTTGATTAGATTATTATTGGTTAGAAGAACCCTTTACGAAGGTACCAAaggaaaaaattatttttaaaggAATCTTTAGTTTTCAAAGCTTCTTGTTCACTCTTGGTTCGTCATTATTTATGAGTGCCCTGTAAAGAGAGTTTACTGTGAACTTTCCAGTTTTGTTCAAATTCCACTGAAAATCATCTAGCTCTTTGACGAGTTTGATCTTGATAAGGTGAGGGAGCAAATCATTCCATGCTATCAACTTTGCTTCGATCAGTTTCAGTGGAAAGATATATTTGGTCGGTGGGATTGAAGGACATTGGCTATTGTGTATTGTTTGTTTTGAGCAATGTTAGATAAGCATGGATATTATGTGCATAAAGGCGAATTTTCTAGCCATATATCTTTTTGAAATCTGATTTGTGAGCCATCTTTAACGTTAAAggtacaaagaaaaaaaaatcgctcCACCTTCATCAATTCTGCCTAAAAAATGAGAATCATTGGCATTCCAGCTTACCTGCGATAGGGGTTTTGATcccagtatatatacatatgtaattttctttttcgggaaattatagaaaaatgtcgaaatgaatattagttacattaataaatcggttgaaaatatttaaaatgcaaagaaaaatatttaaaactcaaaaaaatatgaaacaaattttgttaggttaatagtactttcacctacatgttaaaactatgtgcatgcataaaagtactattgttttctctataattaattgaatgtgtttgatattaataatttcataaataaatat
The nucleotide sequence above comes from Phragmites australis chromosome 4, lpPhrAust1.1, whole genome shotgun sequence. Encoded proteins:
- the LOC133915536 gene encoding putative lipase ROG1 isoform X2 — protein: MASGEGGEEKRQRRRRLLGAACLPRSGCFTVSAADEGQSRPKPTHLVVTVNGIVGSAENWRFAVKHFIKKHPEDVVVHCSGCNSAARTLDGVDVMGRRLAEEVISVVECRPELRKISFVAHSLGGLIARYAIALLYESAPQTDSHEECEKHDADYSSNQHTVEGKIAGLEPINFITFATPHLGTRSHKQIPLFRGSNKLEKMAYRLSWIAGRSGKHLFLKDIEDEKPPLLLQMVTDDSDLHFMSALHSFKRRVVYSNVCGDFIVGWRTSSIRHQHELPKHQSFINDGRYPHVVYVEKPKARNVDFSDAMLYQAKTTSEMEEVMLKGLNRLPWERVDVSFKKSRQRIFAHSTIQVKTYFLNSDGAGVIFHMIDHFVY
- the LOC133915536 gene encoding uncharacterized protein LOC133915536 isoform X1; its protein translation is MASGEGGEEKRQRRRRLLGAACLPRSGCFTVSAADEGQSRPKPTHLVVTVNGIVGSAENWRFAVKHFIKKHPEDVVVHCSGCNSAARTLDGVDVMGRRLAEEVISVVECRPELRKISFVAHSLGGLIARYAIALLYESAPQTDSHEECEKHDADYSSNQHTVEGKIAGLEPINFITFATPHLGTRSHKQIPLFRGSNKLEKMAYRLSWIAGRSGKHLFLKDIEDEKPPLLLQMVTDDSDLHFMYTMGIITCFTKGEVMIFQHIFYFASACRSALHSFKRRVVYSNVCGDFIVGWRTSSIRHQHELPKHQSFINDGRYPHVVYVEKPKARNVDFSDAMLYQAKTTSEMEEVMLKGLNRLPWERVDVSFKKSRQRIFAHSTIQVKTYFLNSDGAGVIFHMIDHFVY
- the LOC133915536 gene encoding uncharacterized protein LOC133915536 isoform X3; the protein is MGRRLAEEVISVVECRPELRKISFVAHSLGGLIARYAIALLYESAPQTDSHEECEKHDADYSSNQHTVEGKIAGLEPINFITFATPHLGTRSHKQIPLFRGSNKLEKMAYRLSWIAGRSGKHLFLKDIEDEKPPLLLQMVTDDSDLHFMYTMGIITCFTKGEVMIFQHIFYFASACRSALHSFKRRVVYSNVCGDFIVGWRTSSIRHQHELPKHQSFINDGRYPHVVYVEKPKARNVDFSDAMLYQAKTTSEMEEVMLKGLNRLPWERVDVSFKKSRQRIFAHSTIQVKTYFLNSDGAGVIFHMIDHFVY